A stretch of the Zeugodacus cucurbitae isolate PBARC_wt_2022May chromosome 6, idZeuCucr1.2, whole genome shotgun sequence genome encodes the following:
- the LOC128922896 gene encoding tigger transposable element-derived protein 6-like, with protein sequence MEPEFLPPNTTSVLQPLDKGIIKSFKTLSRKEVVVKLLESIEEKKDYSISIYDTMNIAHKAWTNINKSIIKNCFRACGFVKDQNVVVISEDVLHIAEWARVPQNAETRVNFDDYIHVDDELVITGSLNDDEILGFENIDDENDETFEILSVSIKVAKASIENKMLKTLFLMTL encoded by the coding sequence ATGGAACCTGAATTTCTCCCACCTAACACCACTTCAGTTTTGCAACCACTCGACAAAGGCATAATCAAAAGTTTCAAAACATTGTCCCGTAAAGAAGTTGTTGTTAAACTGCTTGAAAGCATTGAGGAAAAAAAGGATTATTCCATTTCGATTTATGATACAATGAATATTGCCCATAAAGCCTGGACAAAtatcaataaatcgattattaAAAACTGTTTTCGAGCTTGCGGTTTTGTTAAGGATCAAAATGTAGTCGTAATCAGCGAAGATGTACTTCACATAGCAGAGTGGGCTCGTGTTCCACAAAATGCAGAAACACGTGTAAACTTTGATGACTACATTCATGTTGATGATGAGTTGGTGATTACTGGAAGCCTCAATGATGATGAAATTCTGGGTTTCGAAAACATCGACGATGAAAACGATGAAACATTTGAAATTCTCTCAGTTTCCATAAAGGTTGCGAAagcttcaattgaaaataaaatgttgaagaCACTATTTTTAATGACATTGTAA